The following are encoded together in the Gasterosteus aculeatus chromosome 7, fGasAcu3.hap1.1, whole genome shotgun sequence genome:
- the LOC120821820 gene encoding claudin-4, with product MVSAGLQMLGAVLGVLGWIGAIIVCALPMWKVSAFIGSNIVTSQITWEGIWMNCVVQSTGQMQCKVYDSMLALSSDLQAARALTIISIVVGILAILLSVAGGQCTKCLEDKSSKTKVGITAGVMFIIAGVLCLVPVCWAAHTIIQDFYNPLLVGAQKRELGAALYIGWGAAALMLIGGGMLCCNCPPKEEDSYTAKYKAARSEASAPASGKDYV from the coding sequence ATGGTGTCCGCTGGGTTACAGATGCTGGGCGCAGTTCTAGGGGTCCTGGGCTGGATCGGCGCCATCATTGTGTGTGCCCTCCCCATGTGGAAGGTCAGTGCTTTTATCGGCAGCAACATTGTGACCTCGCAAATCACGTGGGAAGGTATTTGGATGAACTGCGTGGTCCAGAGCACGGGCCAGATGCAGTGCAAGGTCTACGACTCCATGCTGGCCCTCAGCTCTGACCTCCAAGCCGCCCGGGCCCTGACAATCATCTCCATCGTGGTGGGCATCCTGGCTATCCTGCTCAGCGTGGCAGGGGGGCAATGCACCAAATGTCTTGAGGATAAATCCTCCAAGACCAAGGTGGGCATCACAGCTGGAGTTATGTTCATCATAGCCGGAGTCCTCTGCCTCGTCCCTGTTTGCTGGGCGGCCCACACCATCATCCAGGACTTCTACAACCCGCTGCTGGTCGGCGCCCAGAAGAGAGAGTTGGGTGCCGCGCTGTACATCGGGTGGGGAGCCGCCGCCTTGATGCTGATCGGCGGGGGGATGCTTTGCTGCAACTGCCCCCCAAAGGAGGAAGACTCCTACACTGCAAAGTACAAAGCTGCCAGATCTGAAGCCTCAGCGCCAGCGTCCGGGAAAGACTATGTCTGA
- the LOC120821822 gene encoding claudin-4 codes for MVSQGLQIMGVLLAFIGWLGTIITCAMPMWRVTAFVGANIVTAQVIWEGLWMTCVVQSTGQMQCKVYDSMLALPQDLQAARAMVVISVIVGVFGVLMAVVGGKCTNCMEDEAAKAKACIVSGVIFIIAALLIMVPVSWSAHAVIRDFYNPLVIAAQRRELGAALYIGWGSAGLLLLGGGLLCNNCPPQNSTRHFHPTKFTPVRAASSNVDYV; via the coding sequence ATGGTTTCTCAGGGCCTCCAGATCATGGGTGTGCTGCTTGCCTTCATCGGCTGGCTGGGCACCATCATCACCTGCGCCATGCCCATGTGGAGGGTCACCGCTTTCGTTGGGGCGAACATCGTCACCGCCCAGGTGATCTGGGAAGGCCTGTGGATGACCTGCGTGGTCCAGAGCACGGGCCAGATGCAATGCAAGGTGTACGACTCCATGCTCGCTCTCCCTCAGGACCTGCAGGCCGCCAGGGCCATGGTGGTCATCTCAGTGATCGTCGGGGTGTTCGGCGTCCTCATGGCCGTGGTGGGAGGAAAGTGCACCAATTGCATGGAGGACGAAGCGGCCAAAGCCAAAGCCTGCATCGTGTCCGGAGTGATCTTCATAATAGCCGCCTTGCTGATCATGGTCCCGGTGTCGTGGTCGGCTCACGCGGTTATCCGGGACTTCTACAACCCACTGGTGATTGCGGCTCAGAGGAGGGAACTCGGTGCTGCACTTTATATCGGCTGGGGCTCtgctgggctgctgctgctgggaggaggTCTGCTTTGTAACAACTGCCCCCCGCAGAACAGCACAAGACACTTTCACCCCACCAAGTTCACCCCTGTGAGAGCTGCGTCTTCAAACGTTGACTATGTGTGA
- the LOC120821817 gene encoding claudin-4 has protein sequence MLARSGPGGLFFQGLQILGVGLAVLGWIGNILICMLPLWKVSAFIGNNIVVAQTIWEGLWMSCVVQSTGQMQCKVYDSLLALPTDLQAGRAMAVIAILLSLFGLLLSVVGGKCTTCIGDQVVKARVVISAGVFFVLSGALCLVTVSLPANTIIKDFYNPMVPDSQRRELGACLYVGWGASGLLMIGGALLCCQCPSGGDRYNGAKYSAPKSTTPGKEFV, from the exons ATGTTGGCCAGATCCGGTCCTGGCGGCTTGTTTTTCCAGG GGCTGCAGATCCTGGGCGTCGGGCTGGCGGTGCTTGGCTGGATTGGAAACATACTAATCTGTATGCTGCCTCTGTGGAAGGTGTCCGCTTTCATTGGAAACAACATTGTGGTGGCTCAGACCATCTGGGAAGGGCTGTGGATGTCCTGCGTGGTGCAGAGCACCGGCCAGATGCAGTGCAAGGTCTACGACTCCCTGCTGGCTCTGCCTACGGACCTCCAGGCGGGCCGCGCCATGGCGGTCATCGCCATCCTGTTGTCACTGTTCGGCCTGCTGCTTTCTGTGGTGGGAGGGAAATGCACCACATGCATTGGGGACCAGGTAGTAAAAGCCAGAGTGGTCATCTCCGCGGGAGTCTTCTTCGTTTTGAGTGGGGCTCTGTGTTTGGTGACCGTGTCGCTGCCTGCCAATACCATCATAAAGGACTTCTACAACCCCATGGTCCCTGACTCCCAGAGGAGGGAGCTGGGTGCATGTCTGTACGTGGGCTGGGGAGCATCAGGACTCCTGATGATCGGCGGCGCTCTTCTCTGCTGTCAGTGCCCGTCCGGAGGAGACCGCTACAACGGAGCAAAGTACTCTGCCCCTAAATCCACAACGCCTGGGAAGGAATTTGTCTGA
- the LOC120821823 gene encoding claudin-like protein ZF-A89: MASAGLQIMGIFLAAIGFIGAIITCALPMWKVSAFIGSNIVEAQTYWDGLWMNCVMQSTGQMQCKIYPSMLALASDLQAARALMVLSILVSSMGLLLAVVGGKCTNCIEDDAAKSKVAIAAGVFFIVGGILCLIPASWTAHEVIRNFYSPIMLEAQKRELGASLFIGWGSAGLLLVGGALLCCQCRQREEDRFSVKYSAPRKASSGGAYV, translated from the coding sequence ATGGCGTCTGCAGGTCTCCAGATTATGGGCATCTTCCTGGCAGCCATCGGCTTCATCGGAGCGATCATCACCTGCGCTCTGCCCATGTGGAAGGTGTCTGCTTTCATCGGGAGCAACATAGTGGAGGCGCAGACCTATTGGGACGGCCTGTGGATGAACTGTGTGATGCAGAGCACCGGGCAGATGCAGTGCAAAATCTACCCCTCCATGCTGGCCCTCGCCAGTGACTTGCAAGCCGCCCGGGCCCTGATGGTGCTCTCCATCCTAGTCTCCTCCATGGGACTCCTGCTCGCTGTGGTTGGAGGAAAATGCACCAACTGCATTGAAGACGACGCGGCCAAGAGCAAAGTCGCCATTGCTGCAGGGGTGTTCTTCATCGTCGGCGGGATCCTGTGCCTCATCCCTGCGTCCTGGACCGCGCACGAGGTCATCAGAAACTTCTACAGTCCGATTATGCTGGAGGCCCAGAAGAGGGAGCTCGGAGCGTCTCTGTTCATCGGCTGGGGATCCGCAGGACTCTTGTTGGTTGGAGGGGCGCTTCTCTGCTGCCAGTGTCGTCAGCGCGAAGAAGACCGATTCTCCGTCAAATATTCTGCCCCGCGCAAAGCATCCAGCGGAGGAGCCTACGTGTAA
- the LOC120821827 gene encoding claudin-4 encodes MQTQLVGVGLAIIGFIGTILICGLPMWKVTAFVGASIITAQVFWEGLWMNCVIQSTGQSQCKAYDSVLALPRDLQASRALICVSIAVSVVALGLTVVGARCTNFFSRDRLAKANIGLAGGLVFVLAGVLCIIPVSLSAYSIITGFYNPLPTSERRGELGASIYVGWASGALLVIGGGVLCSTYRC; translated from the coding sequence ATGCAGACCCAGCTGGTTGGTGTGGGTTTGGCAATCATCGGCTTTATTGGCACCATCCTTATCTGCGGACTGCCTATGTGGAAAGTGACGGCCTTTGTCGGGGCCAGCATCATCACCGCTCAGGTCTTCTGGGAGGGTTTGTGGATGAATTGTGTGATCCAGAGCACGGGACAGTCTCAGTGTAAGGCCTATGACTCCGTTCTGGCCTTACCGCGGGATCTGCAGGCATCCAGGGCTCTGATCTGCGTCTCCATTGCTGTCAGCGTGGTGGCCCTAGGACTCACTGTGGTCGGGGCCCGCTGCACTAACTTCTTCTCACGCGACAGGCTGGCTAAAGCTAATATCGGCCTGGCTGGAGGTTTGGTGTTTGTCTTGGCAGGTGTCCTGTGCATTATTCCTGTCAGTCTTTCGGCTTACAGCATCATCACAGGTTTCTACAATCCCCTACCCACCtcggagaggaggggagagctcGGGGCTTCAATATATGTGGGCTGGGCGTCTGGAGCTCTGCTGGTCATTGGAGGAGGGGTGTTGTGTAGCACCTACCGATGCTGA
- the LOC120821811 gene encoding claudin-like protein ZF-A89, giving the protein MASAGLQIMGIFLAAIGFIGAIITCALPMWKVSAFIGSNIVEAQTYWDGLWMNCVMQSTGQMQCKIYPSMLALANDLQAARALMVLSILVSFMGLLLAVVGGKCTNCIEDDAAKSKVAIAAGVFFIVGGILCLIPASWTAHEVIRNFYSPIMLEAQKRELGASLFIGWGSAGLLLVGGALLCCQCRQREEDRFSVKYSAPRKASSGAYV; this is encoded by the coding sequence ATGGCGTCTGCAGGTCTCCAGATTATGGGCATCTTCCTGGCAGCCATCGGCTTCATCGGCGCGATCATCACCTGCGCTCTGCCCATGTGGAAGGTGTCTGCTTTCATCGGGAGCAACATAGTGGAGGCGCAGACCTATTGGGACGGCCTGTGGATGAACTGTGTGATGCAGAGCACCGGGCAGATGCAGTGCAAAATCTACCCCTCCATGCTGGCCCTCGCCAATGACTTGCAAGCCGCCCGGGCCCTGATGGTGCTCTCCATCCTGGTCTCCTTCATGGGACTCCTGCTCGCTGTGGTTGGAGGAAAATGCACCAACTGCATCGAAGACGACGCGGCCAAGAGCAAAGTCGCCATTGCTGCAGGGGTGTTCTTCATCGTCGGCGGGATCCTGTGCCTCATCCCTGCGTCCTGGACCGCGCACGAGGTCATCAGAAACTTCTACAGTCCGATTATGCTGGAGGCCCAGAAGAGGGAGCTCGGAGCGTCTCTGTTCATCGGCTGGGGATCCGCAGGACTCTTGTTGGTTGGAGGGGCGCTTCTCTGCTGCCAGTGTCGTCAGCGTGAAGAAGACCGATTCTCCGTCAAATATTCTGCCCCGCGCAAAGCATCCAGCGGAGCTTATGTGTAA
- the LOC120821797 gene encoding claudin-4: MASVGMQMLASALCLLGWAGVIICCILPMWRVTAFVGSTIVTSQTIWEGIWMTCVVQSTGQIMCKPYESLLALSADLQAARALTVFAISTGGTGLVLAFIGGKCTRFLDEEGGGVKGKVAVAAGAVLIVTGLLCLIPTSWAAGSVVRNFYSAAIDAQRREIGACLYIGWGASILLILGGGLFISSACPLDAHSTDKSPSVRYLVVPSKASIQRSRAPTPSSQGVRALPPGSQSHGGASTKPPLYTTHPWENGPEPDPRLGSERSWAPSTKIKRPESTQSEYSEAPSTKSQLKRAELEEVLSVASENEDASSNPGRTYL, translated from the coding sequence ATGGCCTCTGTGGGGATGCAGATGCTCGCCAGCGCCCTGTGCCTCCTGGGTTGGGCGGGGGTCATCATCTGCTGCATATTGCCCATGTGGCGGGTCACAGCCTTCGTGGGGAGCACCATCGTCACCTCCCAGACCATCTGGGAGGGCATCTGGATGACCTGCGTAGTCCAGAGCACAGGGCAGATCATGTGCAAACCTTACGAGTCTCTCCTCGCTCTCAGCGCGGACCTGCAGGCCGCCAGGGCTCTCACCGTCTTCGCCATTTCCACGGGGGGCACGGGCCTGGTTCTGGCCTTCATCGGAGGGAAGTGCACTCGCTTTTTGGATGAGGAAGGAGGCGGGGTCAAGGGCAAGGTGGCTGTCGCCGCGGGGGCGGTTTTGATCGTCACAGGGTTGCTGTGTCTGATTCCCACGTCGTGGGCGGCCGGGTCGGTGGTGAGGAACTTCTACAGCGCCGCCATAGACGCTCAGCGGAGGGAGATCGGAGCCTGTCTCTACATCGGCTGGGGAGCGTCCATCCTGCTCATTCTGGGAGGGGGTTTGTTCATCAGCTCGGCGTGCCCCCTCGATGCCCACAGCACAGACAAGAGCCCCTCCGTCCGCTACCTGGTGGTGCCCAGCAAGGCGAGCATCCAGCGCAGCAGAGCGCCCACGCCATCGTCTCAGGGCGTCAGAGCGCTGCCTCCCGGGTCTCAAAGCCACGGTGGAGCATCAACGAAGCCGCCGCTGTACACAACACACCCGTGGGAGAACGGGCCTGAGCCGGACCCCCGACTGGGGTCAGAAAGGTCTTGGGCACCATCGACAAAGATTAAAAGGCCGGAGTCAACACAGTCTGAATACAGCGAGGCGCCGTCTACAAAGTCTCAGCTGAAACgagcagagctggaagaggtTCTATCGGTGGCGAGTGAAAATGAAGACGCGTCCTCAAATCCAGGAAGAACATATCTATGA
- the nf2b gene encoding NF2, moesin-ezrin-radixin like (MERLIN) tumor suppressor b produces MSILGLKKKQPKTFKVKVITMDAEMEFSCEVKWKGKDLFDLVCRTVGLRETWFFGLRYTVKDTYAWLKQEKRVLDQEVPKDSPITFHFLAKFFPEKVEEELVQEITQHLFFLQVKKQILDEEIFCSPEASVLLASYAVQAKYGDYDPNFHKPGFLAQDELLPKRVLMQYQMTADMWEEKITAWYAEHRGIARDEAEMEYLKIAQDLEMYGVSYFAITQNKRDTDLLLGVDAQGLHIYNPNSKLNPNKSFPWSGIRNISYSEKEFTIKPLDKKKEVFKFYSSQLRVNKLILQLCIGNHDLFMRRRKVDSIEVQQMKAQAKEEKARKKMERQILAREKQMREEAERAKEDMERRLFQLQDEARLANDALLRSEETADLLAEKAQIAEEEAKLLAHKAAEAEQDRQRLEVTAMKTKEEKRLMEQKMREAEQLAVKLVEQSERRLKEADHLKQDLTEAKDAERRAKQKLLEITKTTYPLIAAYSAPPAPPAPPEAADTAYDSAPSRLDFKDSDMKRLSMEIERERLEYMEKSKHLQDQLKELKTEIESLKLEEQQQQQGGVYSLRNEARGYVQEPAYAPHSNRNSAYMSQMGYFEEV; encoded by the exons ATGTCCATCCTGGGATTAAAGAAGAAACAGCCAAAGACTTTCAAAGTCAAAGTTATCACCATGGATGCTGAGATGGAGTTCAGCTGTGAG gtgAAGTGGAAAGGGAAGGACCTGTTCGACCTGGTGTGTCGCACTGTTGGTCTGCGTGAGACTTGGTTCTTTGGACTCCGGTACACCGTAAAGGACACTTACGCCTGGCTGAAACAAGAGAAACGG GTCTTGGACCAGGAGGTTCCCAAGGACTCTCCTataacatttcatttcctgGCTAAATTCTTCCCAGAAAAAGTAGAAGAGGAGCTGGTCCAAGAGATAACgcagcacctcttcttcttacAG GTGAAGAAACAGATATTAGATGAGGAGATATTCTGTTCCCCTGAAGCATCGGTTCTGTTGGCGTCATATGCAGTCCAGGCCAAG TATGGAGACTATGACCCAAACTTTCACAAGCCCGGCTTCCTGGCACAAGATGAGCTTTTGCCAAAAAGA GTTTTGATGCAATACCAAATGACGGCAGACATGTGGGAGGAGAAGATAACCGCTTGGTATGCAGAACACAGAGGCATCGCCAG AGATGAGGCTGAGATGGAATACTTAAAAATTGCTCAGGACCTTGAGATGTACGGCGTCAGCTACTTTGCGATTACA CAAAATAAGAGGGACACAGACCTGCTCCTTGGAGTGGACGCTCAAggtctccacatctacaacccCAACAGCAAACTCAACCCCAACAAATCCTTTCCTTGGAGCGGCATTCGCAACATCTCTTACAGCGAAAAGGAG TTCACAATCAAACCGCTGGATAAGAAGAAAGAGGTTTTCAAGTTCTACTCCTCTCAACTGCGTGTCAACAAGCTG ATCCTGCAGTTGTGCATCGGTAACCACGATCTATTCATGAGAAGAAGGAAGGTGGATTCCATTGAAGTGCAACAGATGAAGGCTCAAGCAAAAGAGGAGAAGGCCCGCAAGAAG ATGGAGCGTCAAATCCTGGCGAGGGAAAAACAGATGAGAGAGGAAGCAGAACGGGCAAAAGAGGACATGGAACGAAGACTCTTCCAGCTGCAGGACGAGGCTCGACTGGCCAACGATGCTCTG TTGCGATCTGAGGAGACCGCAGACCTGCTGGCAGAGAAGGCTCAGATTGCTGAAGAAGAGGCCAAGCTGTTGGCTCACAAGGCTGCGGAAGCTGAGCAGGACAGGCAGAGGTTAGAGGTCACCGCCATGAAGAccaaggaggagaaaaggctgATGGAGCAGAAGATGAGGGAAGCGGAGCAGCTGGCTGTTAAACTGGTGGAGCAGTCTGAGAGAAG GTTGAAGGAGGCGGATCACCTGAAACAGGACCTGACTGAGGCAAAGGACGCCGAGCGGAGAGCCAAACAGAAGCTGCTGGAGATCACAAAAACAACATACCCT CTCATAGCAGCCTACTCTGCTCCCCCTGCACCTCCTGCCCCTCCCGAAGCAGCCGACACGGCCTACGATTCAGCACCGTCGCGCCTCGACTTCAAGGACTCCGACATGAAAAGGTTGTCGATGGAGATCGAGAGAGAGCG GCTGGAGTACATGGAGAAGAGTAAACACCTGCAGGAccagctgaaggagctgaagaCCGAGATCGAGTCTctgaagctggaggagcagcagcagcagcagggtggcGTGTACAGCCTCCGCAACGAGGCCAGGGGATACGTGCAGGAGCCCGCCTACGCACCTCACAGCAAC CGAAACTCTGCGTACATGTCTCAGATGGGCTACTTCGAAGAGGTGTGA
- the mettl27 gene encoding methyltransferase-like protein 27, which translates to MAAGGKAFEHVKKNILSAHESTLSGEKVTFYNSWAESYDQDVAVLDYRAPSLAANIISSHFSSDREAAVVLDVACGTGLVARQMKSHGFGHFVGIDGSEAMLMMARDSGLYQDLKQAMLGEEPLPVQKDLFDVVVIVGALSIGQVSVGVIRELCKSTKPGGHVCMTTRSNRDNVDYKASLERELKQMEDEGLWTCLEVAEVEEWERAVSEDEEGYISGTVYLYKKL; encoded by the exons ATGGCAGCTGGCGGTAAAGCATTcgaacatgtaaaaaaaaacatcttatcAGCTCATGAAAGCACCTTATCAGGAGAAAAGGTCACCTTCTACAACTCCTGGGCAGAGAGCTATGATCAG GATGTGGCTGTTTTGGACTATCGAGCTCCAAGTCTGGCAGCAAACATCATTTCATCCCACTTCAGCAGCGATCGGGAAGCAGCTGTAGTGTTGGATGTGGCCTGTGGTACAGGACTGGTGGCCAGACAG ATGAAGAGTCATGGATTTGGACATTTTGTGGGGATCGATGGAAGCGAGGCTATGTTGATGATGGCCAGAGACAGCGGCTTATACCAGGACCTGAAGCAGGCCATGCTGGGAGAGGAGCCACTACCTGTCCAAAAGG ATTTGTTTGACGTGGTTGTGATCGTTGGAGCACTAAGTATTGGTCAGGTCTCAgttggtgtcatcagagagttGTGCAAGTCCACCAAACCAG GTGGCCACGTTTGCATGACAACCAGAAGTAACCGTGACAACGTGGACTATAAAGCGTCTCTGGAGCGTGAGCTGAAGCAGATGGAGGACGAAGGGCTGTGGACTTGTTTAGAGGTGGCTGAGGTGGAGGAGTGGGAGAGAGCGGTgtcagaggacgaggagggctACATATCTGGAACTGTGTACCTCTATAAGAAACTATAA